One segment of Haliotis asinina isolate JCU_RB_2024 chromosome 12, JCU_Hal_asi_v2, whole genome shotgun sequence DNA contains the following:
- the LOC137258413 gene encoding alpha-protein kinase 1-like, which translates to MSCTSRLTDVSCPQGYAMFANTTLSSSPDENGCCYWSSFDLTSFAKGQRLKAYVGLLNGKGPRSGDHTVIKIFRDEAGTEAMCNTEIKKSKTAQWFAVPFSGMICQESPIHFTSLLKACMDDVCLMKNALSSGRKLCKQEWVLIEEKIGKNFQNFVSHSGKANPTTATRILEAFVHFTYHHSGGKLVVCGLEGSSEGGKTYLKTPTIHSVTKEYGGWDLGEKGIKMVFGNHVCNDLCRGFITPRHFSDRAEPSAPFDPDLVNGSEFEASQTPRYDQFSPYTFGQYFNFPSPPPYQMYPDLRLACAFNQNATPYQPKYHHPISA; encoded by the coding sequence ATGAGTTGCACTTCTCGCCTGACTGACGTGAGCTGTCCACAAGGATACGCCATGTTTGCCAACACCACGCTGTCATCTAGCCCGGATGAGAACGGCTGCTGCTATTGGTCCAGCTTCGACCTGACGTCATTTGCCAAAGGTCAACGTCTGAAGGCATACGTTGGCCTTCTGAACGGCAAAGGACCTCGGAGTGGGGACCACACCGTCATTAAAATCTTTCGGGATGAAGCCGGGACGGAAGCAATGTGCAATACTGAAATCAAGAAATCCAAAACAGCGCAGTGGTTTGCAGTGCCATTCTCGGGCATGATCTGTCAAGAGTCCCCAATTCACTTTACTAGTCTCCTGAAGGCATGCATGGATGATGTATGCCTAATGAAGAACGCCTTGTCCAGCGGCAGGAAGCTATGTAAGCAGGAATGGGTTTTGATCGAGGAGAAAATTGGCAAGAACTTTCAAAACTTCGTTAGCCATTCCGGAAAAGCCAATCCGACAACTGCTACCAGAATCCTTGAAGCGTTTGTTCACTTCACGTACCACCATTCCGGCGGGAAACTTGTCGTCTGCGGATTGGAAGGGAGCTCCGAAGGGGGCAAGACGTATCTGAAGACTCCGACCATCCATTCGGTTACCAAAGAATATGGTGGATGGGATCTGGGAGAAAAGGGAATTAAGATGGTATTTGGAAATCATGTCTGTAACGACCTGTGCAGGGGATTCATCACGCCACGACACTTCTCAGATCGCGCGGAGCCTTCCGCCCCGTTCGACCCCGATCTTGTCAATGGCAGCGAGTTTGAAGCATCCCAGACGCCAAGATACGACCAGTTTTCTCCCTACACATTCGGGCAGTATTTCAACTTCCCTTCCCCTCCGCCCTACCAAATGTATCCTGATCTCCGCCTCGCCTGTGCTTTCAACCAAAACGCCACACCCTATCAACCAAAATACCACCATCCAATATCAGCCTGA